In the genome of Campylobacter helveticus, the window ATAATTTTGCTTTTATCTTAGAGCATTTAGAACTCATCTATTTATGGCTTAACTCTAAAGAATTTAAAGACAAATATGAAAAGGAAAATTACCCTTATCCTCCATTACTTAATCCAGATATCTTAAATGAGCTTTTAAATTTAGAAGATGAACAAAATAAAGAAACACTAAGAATCAAGCTTAAAGAACTTTCCAATACACAACATACAAATGCTTTAAGTGATACTATAAAAGCCTATGCTAAGGCTGGGCTTGATTATAGACTAATCCCAGCTGAGAAAGCTTGGGAAATGAATTTGCCTTTGCCGAGGAGCTGGTATGAATGTGTGTTGGTATTTGGGGGTTGTAAGGGACATGTAGCTTTATCCTATTATCTTCTATGGGCTGGCTATGCAAAAAATGTATTTAAAAGTTCCAAAGCAGGATTGCCAAATCCAAGCGGATATTATATAAATCAATATAAAGAATTGAATGAGTTGAGAAACGACAAAAATATACTTATTTTTTTAAAAAATTATGAGAAGTCTCATAAAGATTCTCCCAAACTATATGATTTATGTTTTCACAATAAAGATATTTATATTTTAACTAGAGATCCAATTTCAACATTTAGAACAGCTGTTAATCATATTGACGATCAATATATTTCAGAAAATACACGATTTAGTCCCAAGACCGATTTTAGCGAGGGTCTTAAATGGGTTCAATATCACCACTATTGGCTTGATAGTGCTATGAGGCTTATTGAAGATTGTATGGATGTTGTGAATATAGATAGTTTTCTTATCGATTATGTTGATAAAAATAGAGTTTTTTATATAGATTTTAACGAAATATATCCTAATACCATGTGGCTTTTTAAACACTTTCAAGCTAAATATAATTTTCCAGATTTTTCTGACAAAGACTTTTTGGGATGTAGCTGTGGTGGAAGTATAGGATATTTAATATTTAATGGGAAAATATTAGAAATTTCTAAAAATTATTTTTCTAAAGAAAATCCTGATTGTGAGAAATTTGAAATATACTTTTATTCAACATTGAGAATGTATTTTTTAAAAAATAAAAATATCAATGTAGAAAACAGCATTCCACATTGTCTAGATATACAGAAAAATTTTATTGATGTTACCGATTTTCTAGTTAAAAATGAG includes:
- a CDS encoding DUF2972 domain-containing protein, whose protein sequence is MINNPNSAIQRMKNHLSYKLGQELIAFDTGGGGVSSLLFKLYLIKKTHKKHLKIYQQITEVFPELRRIPLEQCSDYKQGLECQFHLSYLLGQALIKADKTWYKGGYFKLFKDIKEAKQIYKAFKEMKEELGVVPNLEGVKANHLKKSLVSKEFQSLLKTSYIPLQNLILDNFAFILEHLELIYLWLNSKEFKDKYEKENYPYPPLLNPDILNELLNLEDEQNKETLRIKLKELSNTQHTNALSDTIKAYAKAGLDYRLIPAEKAWEMNLPLPRSWYECVLVFGGCKGHVALSYYLLWAGYAKNVFKSSKAGLPNPSGYYINQYKELNELRNDKNILIFLKNYEKSHKDSPKLYDLCFHNKDIYILTRDPISTFRTAVNHIDDQYISENTRFSPKTDFSEGLKWVQYHHYWLDSAMRLIEDCMDVVNIDSFLIDYVDKNRVFYIDFNEIYPNTMWLFKHFQAKYNFPDFSDKDFLGCSCGGSIGYLIFNGKILEISKNYFSKENPDCEKFEIYFYSTLRMYFLKNKNINVENSIPHCLDIQKNFIDVTDFLVKNELKPKDFFLAMSQSKFKKLSQDEDLFNQTKDYIEYFLGLIEKQCVLEDNKKKSEKDILTLLKKNKHIRVKLKNYMDKEFNSIKENRPDIVASWKYYQEFEKMCGEMKEG